A window of Onychostoma macrolepis isolate SWU-2019 chromosome 01, ASM1243209v1, whole genome shotgun sequence contains these coding sequences:
- the mief2 gene encoding mitochondrial dynamics protein MID49, protein MYYSGKRRGEDGIAAVIDFLLSNARLVLGVGGAAVLGIATLAVKRLIERAGRPPDEKPDKKMTESWEELSLVSASPKLLHTGIEGVVMKQIAAATKKAELSQPIPLPSPEPQRCDTEPPQRRKRMDLCVMTFAERLQQYYRTRVCLTVEEVSVAQQRALEIATEIQAFLHSKHPDMPLGDMTLAGSLLDDLQVVKADHTCLIVPLQLEPSLWTPIAGEDTFLGHPQYCMVRRENLEYFPRGRSYWDRHLLGGYLSSRLVSEQLGKTVMESMNWPSLTGTLECEVRPVLGSLELKLEIQGLTQSGYDSGERFYITVLPTVRLGGMTLTAQREITGSFDYVWYQSLYTSETARLAALEKADSGVRRKCLKTLKAVCRNCPSLRKLNGSHISNVILHMSEKETDWSESAFADRFLQAITELIGYLETGILPSYFKPNVNLFQGFTEDDIDEMGFMLYCAVTEPEILLI, encoded by the exons ATGTATTATTCCGGTAAAAGGCGAGGAGAAGATGGAATTGCTGCTGTCATTGACTTCCTGTTGTCCAATGCCCGGCTGGTGCTTGGGGTCGGCGGAGCTGCGGTGCTGGGCATTGCCACGTTAGCTGTGAAACGG CTGATAGAACGTGCTGGTAGGCCTCCTGATGAGAAGCCTGACAAGAAGATGACGGAGAGCTGGGAGGAGTTAAGCTTGGTCAGTGCCTCCCCCAAACTACTGCACACGGGTATAGAAGGAGTGGTCATGAAACAGATTGCTGCCGCAACCAAGAAAG CGGAGCTGTCCCAACCCATCCCCCTGCCCTCACCTGAGCCCCAGCGCTGTGACACTGAACCACCTCAGCGACGGAAACGCATGGATCTGTGTGTGATGACGTTTGCGGAGCGTCTGCAGCAGTACTACAGAACACGAGTGTGTCTGACAGTGGAGGAGGTGTCTGTCGCACAGCAGCGAGCGTTAGAAATAGCCACAGAGATCCAGGCCTTCCTGCACTCCAAACACCCAGACATGCCACTGGGAGACATGACGCTGGCAGGGTCACTGCTTGACGACCTGCAAGTGGTTAAAGCTGACCACACCTGTCTGATCGTGCCCCTACAG TTGGAGCCCAGTCTGTGGACGCCTATTGCCGGAGAGGACACATTTTTGGGTCACCCTCAGTATTGCATGGTTCGGCGTGAAAACCTTGAGTACTTCCCGAGGGGGCGGAGCTACTGGGACCGACATTTGCTGGGTGGATACTTGTCATCACGGCTTGTTTCTGAGCAACTAGGCAAGACGGTGATGGAATCGATGAACTGGCCATCGCTGACCGGAACCCTGGAGTGCGAGGTGCGACCGGTGCTTGGGTCTCTTGAGCTCAAACTGGAGATTCAAGGATTAACCCAAAGCGGTTATGACAGTGGAGAACGCTTCTATATAACAGTGTTGCCAACAGTGCGCCTTGGCGGGATGACGCTTACGGCGCAACGAGAGATCACCGGGTCATTCGACTACGTCTGGTATCAGAGCCTATACACCAGCGAAACGGCTAGACTAGCAGCGCTTGAAAAAGCAGACTCGGGGGTCAGAAGGAAGTGCCTAAAAACGCTGAAGGCGGTGTGCCGCAACTGCCCTTCGCTACGCAAGCTCAACGGTAGCCACATTAGCAATGTCATTCTACACATGAGTGAAAAAGAAACCGATTGGTCGGAATCAGCGTTTGCTGATAGGTTCCTTCAGGCGATCACGGAGCTAATCGGATATCTGGAAACGGGAATCTTGCCTAGTTACTTCAAACCTAATGTGAATCTGTTTCAGGGCTTTACTGAGGACGACATTGATGAGATGGGCTTCATGCTGTACTGTGCTGTAACTGAACCTGAGATTCTACTGATCTGA
- the zgc:112980 gene encoding uncharacterized protein zgc:112980: MFCRTEHNIPIIILSDEDDDDEGDFLSSHNDSSVLIVENERNEADVSKHIEELDEDLAITYSQTATVLPHARYDCTLAFCRAEQDVSGPLQDNAKHCDQCFCYICDKLASMCELWTIPGICHCNAHKRSVYWKALRDKSLMGFLHELNFTFDPQDMDSDLRRAETSLQRFAGSLAMKYATFFLGFETSNHSASCRCSCHRSINSTTQSQTIGCKGCYKHHFKMLEYDYTVVCQHIKMFLNEAKKENPKACVVMLLGAIKLFVNHTAPGNIHAANTVSETVSMLLWRFMTKVWTLLVGFDFSGSFIKQLESFYQKLPLPSNCTLPKSLSVLPWDDFLLSAVMKGQNITGERQAKGRRHQVLCEPLVVIQARVCKLQQQNKYRELARYLKVVKSINNPTLQRMKDLVPLYLCKDGDYSGAVCHMLSLMPGATCLASRLTPQQFRAYLRILTSGHAPDVAQEFDGGNGHTIIPDPLLSTKWTPIEGSNSFKMMEVLKFALRVLDCNSIVFADSETWVYLLSVVSSNFTTPDGVPVGAFYAEPDVTYQTVTRDAARVILEELTTTSRIQIPKTFESGYPDQARLLLATQALVLRIFHSQLKPILSIIMSFRFNRWVLRWFFCSLLVRPDVLHYLLCCLLEELSDERYQLLQRKWSETEHSLVAYFLCMYFWENSVVLELNTYPTNRLLATWNESHKPWQLSLKLYLECNVAKLTPEKLKILHLIQKQGK; the protein is encoded by the exons AT GTTTTGTAGGACGGAGCACAACATACCTATAATCATTTTGAgcgatgaagatgatgatgatgaaggtgaCTTTTTGAGTTCCCACAACGATTCCTCTGTGCTGATCGTTGAAAATGAGAGGAACGAAGCAG ATGTATCTAAACATATTGAAGAGTTGGATGAAGACTTGGCCATCACATACTCCCAAACTGCAACAGTGCTTCCACATGCAAGATATGACTGCACCCTGGCATTCTG TCGAGCAGAGCAGGACGTTTCAGGACCTCTACAAGATAATGCAAAGCATTGTGATCAGTGTTTCTGCTACATCTGTGACAAACTGGCATCCATG tgCGAGCTCTGGACCATTCCTGGGATTTGCCACTGTAATGCCCATAAGCGCAGCGTCTACTGGAAGGCCCTCCGTGACAAGAGTCTGATGGGATTTCTGCATGAGTTGAACTTCACCTTTGACCCACAGGATATGGATTCAGACCTACGACGTGCAG AAACTTCACTGCAGAGATTTGCTGGTAGTTTGGCAATGAAgtatgcaactttttttttgggGTTTGAGACTTCCAACCATTCAGCGAGCTGTCGGTGCAGCTGTCACCGCAGCATTAACAGCACTACACAGAGTCAAACCATCGGATGTAAAGGATGCTATAAACATCACTTTAAGATGCTGGAGTATGA TTACACTGTTGTGTGTCAAcatatcaaaatgtttttgaatgaagcAAAGAAAGAGAATCCAAAGGCTTGTGTTGTGATGCTGCTAGGGGCTATTAAGCTTTTCGTCAACCACACGGCTCCTGG AAATATACACGCTGCTAACACTGTATCTGAAACCGTGTCAATGCTCCTGTGGAG ATTTATGACAAAGGTGTGGACGCTTTTAGTTGGCTTTGATTTTTCTGGCTCTTTTATAAAGCAGCTGGAGTCTTTCTACCAGAAGCTTCCTCTTCCTTCAAACTGCACATTGCCAAAAAG TCTGAGTGTGCTACCTTGGGATGATTTCTTGCTCTCTGCTGTGATGAAAGGTCAAAACATCACCGGAGAGAGGCAGGCCAAAGGTCGAAGGCATCAAGTCTTGTGTGAACCTCTGGTCGTGATTCAAGCGAGAGTCTGTAAACTTCAACAGCAAAACAA GTACCGTGAGCTGGCTCGGTATCTCAAAGTTGTCAAAAGCATCAATAATCCCAC GCTGCAGAGAATGAAAGACTTGGTTCCCCTCTACCTGTGCAAG gATGGTGACTACAGTGGTGCAGTCTGCCACATGTTATCACTAATGCCTGGTGCCACGTGCCTCGCCTCCCGTCTCACACCTCAACAGTTCAGAGCTTATCTCAGAATTCTCACATCAGGCCACGCCCCTGATGTAGCACAAGAATTTGATGGAGGAAATGGCCATACGATCATACCTGATCCTTTACTGAGCACTAAGTGGACACCGATCGAAG GTTCAAATTCATTCAAGATGATGGAGGTACTGAAGTTTGCACTGAGGGTTCTGGACTGTAACAGCATTGTTTTTGCTGAT TCAGAAACGTGGGTGTATCTGCTCAGCGTAGTCAGTTCCAATTTTACTACTCCAGATGGTGTTCCTGTTGGTGCATTTTATGCCGAGCCTGACGTCACTTATCAAACG GTGACCAGAGATGCTGCCAGAGTAATTCTTGAGGAGCTGACGACGACTTCCCGTATACAGATCCCCAAAACTTTTGAGAGT GGTTATCCTGACCAGGCTAGACTGCTGTTGGCCACTCAGGCTTTGGTACTGCGCATTTTCCACTCGCAGCTCAAGCCCATCCTCAGCATCATCATGTCTTTCAGG TTCAACCGCTGGGTGCTCCGTTGGTTCTTCTGTAGTCTGCTGGTGAGGCCAGATGTGCTGCACTACCTCCTTTGCTGTCTTCTGGAGGAACTCTCTGATGAGCGATACCAGCTCCTACAGAG AAAATGGAGTGAAACCGAACATTCCCTGGTTGCGTACTTCCTCTGCATGTACTTCTGGGAAAACAGCGTGGTTCTGGAACTGAACACCTATCCCACCAATCGCTTGCTTGCCACTTGGAATGA ATCGCACAAACCTTGGCAACTAAGCTTGAAACTGTATCTTGAGTGTAAC GTGGCCAAACTTACTCCAGAAAAACTTAAAATCCTGCATCTAATCCAAAAGCAAGGAAAATAA
- the smcr8b gene encoding guanine nucleotide exchange protein smcr8b codes for MISSPDLVAFTKETDFSEIVKDPSVLPEELSVPLYPYTGDTTPWSKTSGANFTKDFILLAEFSEQVGPQPLLTVPPETKACGTFDLNHFSLRIMSVDYQTSLTGPAGCGSLKLNFVEDSKVVLGDSREGAFAYVHHLTLYDLEARGFVRPLCLAYVSSDEHKIIQQFQQLSAEFSKVSECLKTGNRKNFANELEIKLRDLEYTRVVLLGEIERELNNASVMCTNERERTVNGIPMLDVKVKEKSLSHKDEMKLQVKDRCEISRKAEVECEKGNRSCVTHEQFGGRRKNKQDKGSCPMPNKGDELASVEKSIQEYKSLLKQVTCYQTRKLRDSEYSPYEPDDLPHSFEFDLDDLRHGQLAGPVLECNVFPCTDTPSHSLKLINSSSCRFDKRLKTLEELCDDYFHQQALQQLNSIERTFRGDACHLYSQQLCRNLLRNLKSTNFLFEDPCDLEEDVGLQIGIAGQHLVRQPSFLPAPSILSEPVSLESYVSCVEMVPIKLDLGGSSQSPAVPSSVNTPAEDNRPLTPSAVETEMENGGVVSASDCKENVEMCVSALMKTSISSGDSIEVLGTEKSFRSQGSNMLMDTAMQRPPPLSTTSVLEGLRQGRVTTIRTCSEDSIEVLCTTESILPEDLRASYPYAIDEENPEQETDEKDIQEDKQVECVYGVGNEVPGDHGGTCTKEPQDFYPAVTLTPPDCALTLTLGQPSSQDVCHASELIPLLLLDEPCRMVPDDLSDCFSYRSTTASTTSECTFPTCLPRNKREGGTRRRRGRVGRAALQFLRQFPFAVHAVFSLLSGRTLVVLGSEEAAVRRLVTALSVYMPHLSRYRDCIQPWTSTPLQLTDLLNWKLIGFNRMCCFTYTNMPHCLGHYSRYLSILDVDQKTLRCPAYSGTLLNPLVEPRSHFKRGNTYFMFAQSVQSKLVTTAFLLTFSQGFHSPRRPRESTWAQCFHSEIHRDDKKILNYLSELIKLNFMGVPPRCLRFSYTTNSIFKL; via the exons ATGATTAGTTCTCCAGACTTGGTGGCTTTCACTAAAGAAACAGATTTCAGTGAAATAGTCAAAGACCCGTCCGTACTTCCAGAGGAACTGTCTGTTCCCTTGTATCCCTACACTGGGGACACCACGCCATGGTCCAAGACGTCTGGAGCCAATTTTACAAAGGACTTTATCCTTTTAGCAGAGTTTTCAGAGCAAGTTGGGCCCCAGCCTTTGCTTACGGTTCCTCCTGAAACCAAGGCTTGTGGAACATTTGATCTGAACCACTTCTCCCTTCGGATTATGTCAGTGGACTATCAGACCTCACTCACCGGCCCGGCAGGTTGTGGCTCTTTGAAACTCAACTTTGTAGAAGACTCAAAGGTAGTTTTAGGGGATTCTAGAGAAGGAGCATTTGCATATGTGCACCACCTTACGCTCTATGACCTGGAGGCTCGAGGGTTTGTGCGACCTCTCTGCCTTGCCTATGTGTCATCTGATGAGCATAAAATCATACAGCAATTCCAGCAGCTTTCCGCAGAGTTCTCCAAAGTCTCCGAATGTCTAAAAACGGGCAACAGGAAGAACTTTGCAAACGAACTGGAGATAAAACTCAGAGATTTGGAGTACACGAGAGTTGTGTTACTTGGAGAAATAGAAAGAGAGTTAAATAATGCATCTGTAATGTGCACCAATGAAAGGGAGCGCACGGTGAATGGTATACCCATGTTAGATGTGAAAGTGAAAGAGAAATCACTATCTCACaaagatgaaatgaaattacAAGTGAAAGACAGATGTGAGATTTCAAGAAAGGCAGAAGTAGAGTGTGAAAAAGGGAATAGGTCATGTGTAACGCATGAACAATTTGGAGGGAGAAGGAAGAACAAGCAGGATAAAGGATCTTGCCCAATGCCTAACAAAGGGGATGAACTGGCCAGTGTAGAAAAATCCATTCAGGAATACAAAAGCCTTCTAAAACAGGTCACTTGCTACCAAACCAGGAAGCTTAGAGACTCTGAATATTCTCCTTATGAGCCAGATGACCTCCCTCATTCTTTCGAGTTTGACCTGGATGATTTAAGGCACGGTCAGCTTGCTGGGCCAGTGctagaatgtaatgtttttccTTGCACGGACACACCCTCGCATTCTCTGAAGCTGATTAACTCTTCATCTTGCCGATTTGACAAGCGTCTGAAAACTCTTGAGGAGTTGTGTGATGACTACTTCCACCAACAGGCTCTACAGCAACTGAACTCCATTGAGAGGACATTCAGAGGAGATGCCTGCCATCTCTACTCACAACAACTCTGCCGCAATCTTCTCCGCAACCTCAAATCTACCAATTTCTTATTTGAGGATCCATGTGACTTGGAAGAGGATGTGGGGTTACAGATTGGAATAGCTGGTCAACACTTAGTCCGACAACCCTCGTTTCTTCCTGCACCATCAATTCTAAGTGAACCTGTCAGTCTTGAGTCGTATGTCTCCTGCGTTGAAATGGTGCCAATCAAACTAGACTTGGGTGGATCTAGCCAATCTCCGGCTGTACCCAGCTCTGTAAATACCCCAGCTGAGGATAACCGACCCCTAACACCCTCCGCAGTAGAGACCGAAATGGAAAATGGGGGTGTAGTTTCAGCTTCGGATTGCaaagaaaatgttgaaatgtgTGTTTCAGCTTTGATGAAGACCAGTATTAGTAGTGGAGATAGTATTGAGGTCTTAGGGACGGAGAAGTCCTTTAGATCCCAGGGTTCAAATATGCTAATGGATACAGCAATGCAAAGACCTCCACCTTTGTCCACTACATCCGTGCTGGAAGGTCTAAGGCAAGGGAGGGTAACTACCATACGGACTTGCAGTGAAGACAGCATTGAGGTGCTTTGCACAACGGAATCAATCCTGCCAGAAGACCTGCGTGCTTCATACCCTTATGCAATTGATGAGGAAAACCCAGAGCAAGAGACTGATGAGAAAGACATACAAGAGGACAAACAAGTTGAGTGTGTTTACGGTGTGGGAAATGAAGTCCCTGGAGATCATGGAGGCACCTGTACAAAGGAGCCGCAAGATTTTTATCCTGCTGTCACCTTAACCCCACCTGACTGTGCTTTGACTTTGACCCTTGGTCAGCCAAGCTCCCAAGATGTTTGTCATGCATCAGAATTAATCCCTCTCTTGTTGTTAGATGAGCCCTGCCGGATGGTACCTGATGATTTGTCAGACTGCTTCAGCTATCGGAGCACCACTGCCTCTACAACCTCTGAATGCACTTTTCCTACTTGTCTTCCAAGGAATAAAAGAGAAGGTGGGACCAGACGGAGACGTGGCAGAGTAGGGCGAGCAGCATTACAGTTCTTGCGACAGTTTCCCTTCGCAGTGCATGCAGTGTTTAGCCTTCTGAGTGGCCGAACTTTGGTAGTACTAGGAAGCGAGGAGGCTGCAGTGAGGAGGCTGGTTACAGCACTGTCCGTTTACATGCCACATCTGAGTAGATACAGAGACTGCATTCAACCTTGGACTTCAACGCCGCTGCAGCTAACTGACCTGCTCAACTGGAAACTTATCGGCTTTAACAG GATGTGCTGTTTCACTTACACAAATATGCCTCACTGCCTGGGCCATTACAGCCGATACCTCAGCATTCTAGATGTAGATCAAAAGACACTGCGCTGCCCAGCCTACAGTGGTACTCTTCTCAACCCGCTGGTGGAACCAAGGAGCCACTTTAAACGTGGAAACACCTACTTCATGTTTGCTCAAAGTGTGCAAAGCAAGCTGGTCACCACGGCATTCCTTTTAACATTTTCACAAGGTTTTCATTCACCGAGAAGGCCTCGGGAAAGTACATGGGCACAATGTTTTCATTCTGAAATTCACAGAGATGATAAGAAAATCCTAAATTATTTATCTGAACTCATCAAACTGAACTTCATGGGGGTTCCACCCAGGTGCCTCAGATTCAGCTACACCACAAACTCTATTTTCAAACTCTGa
- the alkbh5 gene encoding RNA demethylase ALKBH5, with protein sequence MKMAGFTDLREKLKSMTPHRDKVFEHSNGEKRKYRESDDDEERRDAEAQKVKSSVKQANIFTQEECVRIEAKIDEVVAKGDKGLYREHTVDRAPLRNKYFFGEGYTYGSQLEKRGPGQERLYSRGEVDEIPEWVHELVIDRLVTHGVIPEGFVNSAVINDYQPGGCIVSHVDPIHIFERPIVSVSFFSDSALCFGCKFQFKPIRVSEPVLYLPVTRGSVTVLSGYAADDITHCIRPQDIKERRAVIILRKTRPDAPRLSSSLSPSIHSSERRHILKAKRSHRKADPDAAHRPRVLEMDKELQRRSLSSRQRRHDGDSSENSWRRADEREPGSRYTPDHAPARRVKMRRH encoded by the exons ATGAAAATGGCCGGTTTTACGGATCTGCGGGAGAAGCTGAAGTCGATGACGCCACACAGGGACAAAGTTTTCGAGCACAGTAACGGAGAGAAGCGCAAATACCGCGAGTCGGATGACGACGAGGAGCGGCGCGACGCGGAGGCGCAGAAAGTCAAGAGCAGCGTTAAGCAAGCGAATATCTTCACGCAGGAGGAGTGCGTGCGCATCGAGGCCAAGATAGACGAGGTGGTCGCCAAGGGAGACAAGGGGCTCTACCGGGAGCACACGGTGGACCGGGCGCCGCTGCGGAACAAGTACTTTTTCGGCGAGGGCTACACTTACGGCTCGCAGCTGGAGAAGCGCGGGCCTGGGCAGGAGCGGCTGTACTCCAGAGGCGAGGTGGACGAGATACCGGAGTGGGTGCACGAGCTGGTCATCGATCGCCTCGTGACGCACGGCGTCATACCGGAGGGCTTCGTTAATAGCGCCGTGATCAATGACTATCAGCCCGGGGGCTGCATCGTGTCCCACGTGGACCCCATTCACATCTTCGAGCGGCCGATCGTGTCGGTGTCGTTCTTCAGCGACAGCGCGCTCTGCTTCGGCTGCAAGTTCCAGTTCAAGCCCATCCGTGTGTCCGAGCCGGTGCTCTACCTGCCCGTCACGCGCGGGAGCGTCACCGTCCTCAG TGGCTATGCAGCCGATGACATCACGCACTGCATCCGCCCACAGGACATCAAGGAGAGGAGAGCTGTCATCATTCTGAGAAA AACGAGGCCAGATGCCCCTCGTTTGAGCTCTTCACTGAGCCCATCCATCCACTCTTCTGAGAGACGACACATACTCAAAGCCAAACGCTCACACCGCAAGGCCGACCCAGATGCTGCACACAG GCCTCGTGTTTTAGAGATGGACAAAGAGCTGCAGAGGCGTTCCCTCTCTTCCCGACAGAGACGTCACGACGGAGACAGTTCAGAGAATTCATGGAGGAGAGCTGACGAGAGAGAGCCGGGCTCACGATACACACCTGACCACGCACCCGCTCGACGAGTCAAAATGAGACGTCACTGA